From Pseudomonas putida, one genomic window encodes:
- the rimI gene encoding ribosomal protein S18-alanine N-acetyltransferase, which produces MSESISFRPMTEADLDAVLKIEYAAFSHPWTRGIFQDALKSYEVWLMFDGQQQVGHGVINVIIDEAHLLNITVKPENQGRGLGLRLLEHLMARAYQLNGRECFLEVRASNQSAYRLYERYGFNEIGRRRDYYPVAGGREDALVMACTLLED; this is translated from the coding sequence ATGAGTGAATCGATCAGTTTCCGCCCCATGACCGAGGCGGATCTGGATGCCGTGCTTAAGATCGAATATGCCGCGTTCAGCCATCCCTGGACCCGCGGGATTTTCCAGGATGCGCTCAAGTCCTACGAAGTGTGGCTGATGTTCGATGGCCAGCAGCAGGTCGGCCATGGTGTGATCAACGTGATCATCGACGAAGCGCACCTGCTGAACATTACCGTCAAGCCAGAGAACCAGGGGCGTGGCCTGGGGCTGCGCTTGCTCGAACACCTGATGGCGCGCGCGTATCAGCTCAATGGGCGGGAGTGCTTCCTCGAGGTTCGGGCCAGCAACCAGTCGGCCTATCGCCTGTATGAGCGCTACGGCTTCAACGAGATTGGCCGGCGGCGGGATTACTACCCGGTGGCTGGCGGGCGTGAGGATGCGCTGGTGATGGCGTGTACCTTGCTCGAAGACTGA
- a CDS encoding energy transducer TonB, with amino-acid sequence MLTEPRRRAYLSAMQVVHWLPRAELPFAAPSRPELLLPQVPVEQAAFEVRPSPASANEAPVAPQARSGERPKIEIPRPGTTPKPAAKPVEAEEQAPAPRPAPVPPPRFSLQLLRAGNCLLLVELATGQPFQSRDPSYLLLKDMLRAAGLPDAPQIIGEPVRWPLLVRGNMDQGPEAARDFVQGFIQARLEQAPCTCLWLIGMPALRFAANTDAQAYYQVLKLDGLGDAWALPGLELLMDEPQRKADVWKAMRQLMARWKSVE; translated from the coding sequence TTGCTGACCGAGCCCCGCCGCCGCGCCTACCTTTCCGCCATGCAAGTGGTGCATTGGCTGCCGCGCGCCGAACTGCCGTTCGCTGCGCCGTCGCGGCCCGAGCTGCTGTTGCCGCAGGTTCCGGTCGAGCAGGCCGCGTTCGAGGTCAGGCCTTCGCCAGCCTCTGCCAACGAAGCGCCGGTCGCACCACAGGCGCGCTCCGGTGAGCGGCCGAAAATCGAGATTCCGCGCCCGGGCACTACCCCCAAGCCCGCTGCTAAACCGGTCGAGGCCGAGGAGCAAGCCCCCGCACCACGCCCGGCCCCCGTGCCGCCACCGCGTTTTTCGCTGCAACTGCTGCGCGCCGGCAACTGCCTGCTGCTGGTGGAATTGGCCACCGGCCAGCCGTTCCAGAGCCGCGACCCGTCCTACCTGCTGCTCAAGGACATGCTGCGCGCCGCAGGCCTGCCAGATGCCCCGCAGATCATCGGCGAGCCGGTACGCTGGCCGCTGCTGGTGCGTGGCAACATGGACCAGGGGCCGGAGGCAGCGCGTGATTTCGTCCAGGGCTTCATCCAGGCGCGCCTTGAACAAGCCCCTTGCACCTGCCTTTGGCTGATCGGCATGCCGGCCTTGCGCTTTGCCGCCAATACCGACGCCCAGGCCTATTACCAAGTACTCAAGCTCGACGGCCTGGGCGATGCCTGGGCCTTGCCGGGCCTTGAACTGTTGATGGACGAGCCGCAGCGCAAGGCGGACGTCTGGAAAGCGATGCGCCAGCTGATGGCGCGCTGGAAGAGCGTTGAATGA
- the mksB gene encoding Mks condensin complex protein MksB — protein MIEPKRVLRALAEHWALIEPLCERFDQGTLSLVELRQQLGRQQVESTPQDITQLLDVWIRLDILVPVAKSPNRFELNAQIHDFLAYLRREHRLGLCLEIEAYLRHLERLAGHIQDAFDNRDSDDLARQLRLLDMRVRDVLKKLDNDEQALVAVAERAKTSNRQIPLRQRYAEVLATWDEYVEPMIQLVNADGAFEQGVRKVETVLLKLLGEQARLGHLVDDDMLLRTHARILEMQTSAQLTLRHARELLLPLREEARRHNAVTRGAALALSVIRRKGIDAVPQAAMPLFTRPQSTFLGSASQVEAYVYALARFEPKPARFPKAHKTQTGPLPRAPRTVKEMLERCEDALPLPDLMVWLLDQEPDGATDELLYWFSRLSREKRFKRERLERREYTTHEHLVSLRSYALTSSREAQPETNASPANAS, from the coding sequence ATGATCGAACCCAAGCGCGTCCTGCGCGCCCTAGCCGAACACTGGGCCCTGATCGAGCCGCTGTGCGAGCGCTTCGACCAAGGCACCCTGAGCCTGGTCGAACTGCGCCAGCAGCTGGGCCGCCAGCAAGTGGAAAGCACGCCGCAGGACATCACCCAGCTGCTCGACGTGTGGATCCGCCTGGATATCCTGGTCCCGGTGGCCAAGAGCCCGAACCGTTTCGAGCTCAACGCCCAGATCCACGACTTCCTCGCCTACCTGCGCCGTGAGCACCGTCTGGGCCTGTGCCTGGAGATCGAGGCCTACCTGCGCCACCTGGAGCGCCTTGCCGGGCATATCCAGGATGCCTTCGACAACCGCGACAGCGATGACCTGGCGCGCCAGCTGCGCCTGCTCGACATGCGCGTGCGCGACGTGCTGAAGAAGCTCGACAACGATGAACAGGCGCTGGTCGCCGTGGCCGAACGGGCCAAGACCAGCAACCGTCAGATCCCGCTGCGCCAGCGTTATGCCGAAGTACTGGCGACCTGGGACGAATACGTCGAGCCGATGATCCAGCTGGTCAACGCCGACGGCGCTTTCGAGCAGGGCGTGCGCAAGGTCGAGACCGTGCTGCTGAAACTGCTCGGCGAACAGGCGCGCCTGGGCCACCTGGTCGACGACGACATGCTGCTGCGCACCCATGCGCGCATCCTCGAGATGCAGACCAGCGCCCAGTTGACCCTGCGCCACGCCCGTGAACTGCTGCTGCCGCTGCGCGAAGAAGCGCGCCGGCACAATGCCGTGACCCGCGGCGCCGCCCTGGCCCTGTCGGTGATCCGGCGCAAAGGTATCGACGCGGTGCCGCAGGCGGCCATGCCATTGTTCACCCGGCCGCAGAGCACCTTCCTGGGCAGCGCCAGCCAGGTCGAGGCGTACGTTTATGCCCTCGCCCGCTTCGAGCCGAAACCGGCCAGGTTCCCCAAGGCGCACAAGACCCAGACTGGCCCGCTGCCGCGCGCGCCACGCACGGTCAAGGAAATGCTCGAGCGCTGCGAAGATGCCCTGCCGCTGCCTGACCTGATGGTCTGGCTGCTGGACCAGGAGCCCGACGGCGCCACCGACGAACTGTTGTACTGGTTCTCGCGCCTGTCACGTGAGAAGCGCTTCAAGCGCGAACGCCTGGAACGGCGCGAGTACACCACCCACGAACACCTGGTCAGCCTGCGCTCGTACGCCCTGACATCCAGCCGCGAAGCGCAACCTGAAACCAACGCGAGCCCAGCCAATGCATCTTGA
- the mksE gene encoding Mks condensin complex protein MksE, which translates to MHLDLSELSQLAPIFRELFKGFHISRRDPELYAQLSNFQDQYRTLFKALGFELVCDTRGFYYFVPEQAAAQVNKTAQRLSLFTFILVEHLADQGRDPMAVLDGGSIGRDELPSLLDKYRDLFLQAEVQTVDELEEKIMRRMTQLGFAHEENGIYRFLPPMHRFLDVCLSVQQDRDLAASLHSDLPLPTPVLVEEESPEALAHTDDPLDLTPFEGEESEEEALARAIREEQQEIDA; encoded by the coding sequence ATGCATCTTGATCTTTCCGAACTGTCCCAGCTCGCGCCGATCTTCCGCGAGCTGTTCAAAGGGTTCCACATCAGCCGCCGCGACCCGGAGCTGTACGCCCAGCTGTCGAACTTCCAGGACCAGTACCGCACCCTGTTCAAGGCCTTGGGCTTCGAGCTGGTGTGCGATACCCGCGGTTTCTATTACTTCGTCCCCGAGCAGGCCGCCGCGCAGGTCAACAAGACCGCCCAGCGCCTGTCGCTGTTCACCTTCATTCTGGTCGAACACCTGGCCGACCAGGGCCGCGACCCGATGGCGGTACTCGACGGCGGCAGCATCGGGCGCGATGAGCTGCCCTCGCTGCTGGACAAATACCGTGACCTGTTCCTGCAGGCTGAAGTGCAAACCGTCGACGAGCTGGAAGAAAAGATCATGCGCCGCATGACCCAGCTCGGCTTCGCCCACGAGGAAAACGGGATCTACCGCTTCCTGCCGCCGATGCACCGGTTCCTCGATGTGTGCCTGTCGGTGCAGCAGGACCGCGACCTGGCCGCCAGCCTGCACAGCGATCTACCGCTGCCAACGCCGGTGCTGGTCGAGGAAGAAAGCCCCGAAGCGCTGGCCCACACCGACGACCCGCTCGACCTCACCCCGTTCGAGGGCGAAGAAAGCGAAGAAGAGGCCCTGGCCCGGGCCATCCGCGAAGAGCAACAGGAGATTGACGCATGA
- the mksF gene encoding Mks condensin complex protein MksF, which yields MSQERYGIRRFALLNTAGYSLGLFPLEHPLSVYGANNLGKSASINALQFPILARMSDMSFGKYSLEQSRRFYFASDTSYILCELNLPHGPHVIGVVGRGPGGGFGHQFFAYKGELDLDHYQKNDTCLRQKELFTNLERLGLKAYELKPDELRRLLVGGHTSVPLDLTMIPLRSTSEQSLKTFRALFINLLHMREITAAKLKQLFLDAFEHSLRSGSVDYIAACEEAFRDVRRMEQDYNALVAAGPLVEALAGGVAQRDILRGKLHRLSPLLDNLLATWQEYAMARKEELVIQAEHYRGEQDRLQNDQRGGTQELMRLEREITGIQRWLGELSVLKHRFALIDDVKVLEQQLLAAKDAHDELAGALAQSRQFSAEDLDERVRDLEKRLKQVRQQLDHADNNSYARLREEFSQADVDRLMRLFNGALFSLPLGERGIELDDSDLWVKSLEAVLDSFKGERFEAPGISIDLSHIDPPALQALADRAALRDQKDRLERELKQLKTQQSVAADRSASKAQTEALYQQVLDAQKALEDYRRSETLAAEEPEKLEQLAQLEAAQDELKRSSDAFTERVQQLSAKLQLVGRQIADLEAKQRTLEDALRRRQLLPADLPFGTPFMEAVDDSMDNLLPLLNDYQDSWQALQRVDNQIEALYAQVRLKGVAKFDSEDDMERRLQLLVNAYAHRTDEALTLAKARRAAVTDIARTLRNIRSDYDSLEHQLALFNREINKRQVSNLQSFRVVLAPNKEALKHIDQIIHSAGQYEEGETLSVFDLTQNSEQDHKNEEAKEYLARLVAANHNQLGLKDLFELAFEITKINSQPVIHADIDGAASNGTTMTIKALTNMYLLLHLMDRDLAGRIRLPYYLDEAADIDERNQAALLETSLQLGFVPILASVKPQVSAHVAIDLEGGSGPNGIYIDEADWKYISRRDVEKAIVREDQAEELA from the coding sequence ATGAGCCAGGAACGCTACGGCATCCGCCGCTTCGCACTGCTCAACACCGCCGGCTACAGCCTGGGCCTGTTCCCGCTGGAGCACCCGCTGTCGGTCTACGGCGCCAACAACCTGGGCAAATCCGCTTCGATCAACGCCCTGCAGTTCCCGATCCTGGCGCGCATGTCCGACATGAGCTTCGGCAAGTACAGCCTGGAGCAGTCGCGCCGCTTCTACTTCGCCAGCGACACCTCGTACATTCTCTGCGAACTCAACCTGCCCCACGGGCCCCACGTGATTGGCGTGGTCGGGCGCGGGCCGGGCGGCGGTTTCGGCCACCAGTTCTTTGCCTACAAGGGTGAACTGGACCTGGACCACTACCAGAAGAACGACACCTGCCTGCGCCAGAAAGAGCTGTTCACCAACCTCGAACGCCTGGGCCTCAAAGCCTACGAGCTCAAGCCGGACGAGCTGCGCCGGTTGCTGGTCGGCGGCCACACGTCGGTGCCGCTGGACCTGACCATGATCCCGCTGCGCTCGACCAGCGAACAGAGCCTGAAAACCTTCCGGGCACTGTTCATCAACTTGCTGCACATGCGCGAAATCACCGCCGCCAAGCTCAAACAGCTGTTCCTCGACGCGTTCGAGCACAGCCTGCGCTCGGGCAGCGTCGACTACATCGCCGCCTGTGAAGAAGCCTTCCGCGACGTACGCCGCATGGAGCAGGACTACAACGCGCTGGTTGCCGCCGGCCCGCTGGTCGAAGCCCTGGCCGGCGGGGTGGCCCAGCGCGACATCCTGCGCGGCAAGCTGCACCGCCTCTCGCCACTGCTCGACAACCTGCTGGCCACTTGGCAGGAATACGCCATGGCGCGCAAGGAAGAGCTGGTGATCCAGGCCGAGCACTACCGCGGCGAGCAGGACCGCCTGCAGAACGACCAGCGTGGCGGCACCCAGGAGCTGATGCGCCTGGAACGTGAAATCACCGGTATCCAGCGCTGGCTCGGTGAGCTGTCGGTGCTCAAGCACCGCTTTGCCCTGATCGATGACGTCAAAGTGCTGGAGCAGCAACTGCTGGCCGCCAAGGACGCCCACGACGAACTGGCCGGCGCCTTGGCCCAGTCGCGGCAGTTCTCTGCCGAAGACCTCGACGAGCGTGTACGCGACCTGGAAAAACGCCTCAAGCAGGTCAGGCAGCAGCTCGACCACGCCGACAACAACAGCTACGCCCGCCTGCGCGAAGAGTTTTCGCAGGCAGACGTCGACCGCCTGATGCGCCTGTTCAACGGCGCACTGTTCAGCCTGCCGCTGGGCGAGCGCGGTATCGAACTGGACGACAGCGACCTGTGGGTGAAATCGCTGGAAGCGGTGCTCGATAGCTTCAAGGGCGAGCGCTTCGAGGCCCCGGGCATTTCCATCGACCTTTCGCACATCGACCCACCCGCCCTGCAAGCCCTGGCCGACCGTGCGGCCCTGCGCGACCAGAAGGACCGCCTGGAGCGCGAGCTCAAGCAGCTCAAGACCCAGCAGTCGGTGGCCGCCGACCGCAGCGCCTCCAAAGCCCAGACCGAAGCCCTGTACCAGCAGGTGCTGGACGCGCAGAAGGCCCTGGAAGACTACCGTCGCAGCGAAACCCTGGCGGCGGAAGAGCCGGAGAAGCTGGAACAACTGGCGCAATTGGAAGCGGCCCAGGACGAACTCAAACGCTCCAGCGATGCCTTCACCGAGCGCGTCCAGCAACTGTCGGCCAAGCTGCAACTGGTCGGGCGGCAGATCGCCGACCTGGAAGCCAAGCAGCGCACCCTGGAAGACGCCTTGCGCCGTCGCCAGCTGCTGCCTGCCGACCTGCCGTTCGGCACGCCGTTCATGGAAGCGGTTGACGACTCCATGGACAACCTGCTGCCGCTGCTCAACGATTACCAGGACAGCTGGCAGGCCCTGCAGCGCGTCGACAACCAGATCGAGGCGCTGTACGCCCAGGTGCGTCTGAAGGGCGTGGCCAAGTTCGACAGTGAAGATGACATGGAGCGGCGCCTGCAGCTGCTGGTCAATGCGTACGCCCACCGCACCGACGAGGCGCTGACCCTGGCCAAGGCGCGCCGCGCCGCAGTCACCGACATCGCCCGCACCCTGCGCAACATCCGCAGCGACTACGACAGCCTCGAGCACCAGCTGGCGCTGTTCAACCGCGAGATCAACAAGCGCCAGGTTTCCAACCTGCAGAGCTTCCGCGTGGTACTGGCGCCGAACAAGGAAGCGCTCAAGCATATCGACCAGATCATCCACAGCGCCGGCCAGTACGAGGAAGGCGAGACCCTGTCGGTGTTCGACCTGACTCAGAATTCGGAGCAGGATCACAAGAACGAAGAAGCCAAGGAGTACCTGGCACGGCTGGTGGCGGCCAACCACAACCAGCTGGGCCTCAAGGACCTGTTCGAACTGGCGTTCGAGATCACCAAGATCAACAGCCAGCCGGTGATTCACGCCGACATCGACGGCGCCGCCTCCAACGGCACCACGATGACCATCAAAGCGCTGACCAACATGTACCTGTTGCTGCACTTGATGGATCGCGACCTGGCCGGGCGTATTCGCCTGCCTTACTACCTGGACGAAGCGGCGGACATCGATGAGCGCAACCAGGCCGCGCTCCTGGAGACCAGCCTGCAGCTGGGCTTCGTACCGATTCTGGCGAGCGTCAAGCCACAGGTATCGGCGCATGTGGCGATCGACCTGGAAGGCGGTAGCGGGCCTAATGGCATCTATATCGACGAAGCGGACTGGAAGTACATCAGCCGTCGTGATGTGGAGAAGGCGATCGTGCGCGAGGATCAGGCCGAGGAGCTGGCCTGA
- a CDS encoding CreA family protein, translating into MNMLKRVIAVAALALPVLAGAEEIGQVSTVFKFVGPNDRIVVEAFDDPKVEGVTCYLSRAKTGGVKGGLGLAEDRAEASIACRQVGPINFKGELKDGEEVFKERTSLVFKTMQVVRFLDKKRNTLVYLVYSDRMIEGSPQNAVTAIPILPWAH; encoded by the coding sequence ATGAACATGCTCAAACGCGTGATTGCCGTGGCGGCCCTGGCGCTGCCGGTGCTGGCAGGGGCCGAGGAAATCGGCCAGGTATCTACGGTGTTCAAGTTCGTCGGGCCCAACGATCGCATCGTGGTCGAGGCCTTCGATGACCCCAAGGTCGAAGGTGTGACCTGCTACCTGTCGCGCGCCAAGACGGGTGGAGTGAAGGGTGGCCTGGGCTTGGCCGAGGACCGTGCCGAGGCGTCGATTGCCTGCCGCCAGGTGGGGCCGATCAACTTCAAGGGTGAGTTGAAAGATGGCGAGGAGGTGTTCAAGGAACGCACCTCGCTGGTGTTCAAGACCATGCAGGTGGTGCGCTTCCTGGACAAGAAGCGCAATACACTGGTGTACCTGGTGTACAGCGACCGCATGATCGAAGGCAGCCCGCAGAATGCGGTGACGGCGATTCCGATTCTGCCTTGGGCCCATTGA
- the proB gene encoding glutamate 5-kinase — MRSKVTGAKRWVVKIGSALLTADGKGLDRGAMAVWVEQMVALREAGVELVLVSSGAVAAGMSQLGWTARPSAMNELQAAASIGQMRLVQAWESSFGEHGKHTAQILLTHDDLSDRKRYLNARSTLRTLVDLGVVPVINENDTVVTDEIRFGDNDTLAALVANLVEADLLVILTDRDGMFDADPRNNPEAQLIYEARADDPALDAVAGGTGGALGRGGMQTKLRAARLAARSGAHTIIIGGRIERVLDRLKAGERLGTLLSPERGMLAARKQWLAGHLQTRGTLVLDAGAVQALRQANKSLLPVGVKTVQGSFRRGEMVVCVGPDGLEVARGLANYSALEAQKIIGQSSDAIESLLGYSAEPELVHRDNLVLV, encoded by the coding sequence ATGCGAAGCAAGGTGACTGGCGCCAAGCGCTGGGTCGTGAAGATCGGTAGTGCATTGCTCACGGCCGATGGCAAGGGCCTCGACCGCGGTGCCATGGCCGTATGGGTCGAGCAGATGGTTGCCCTGCGTGAGGCGGGTGTTGAGTTGGTGCTGGTGTCCTCTGGGGCCGTGGCTGCCGGCATGAGCCAGCTGGGCTGGACCGCACGACCGAGCGCGATGAACGAGCTGCAGGCTGCCGCTTCGATCGGCCAGATGCGCCTGGTGCAGGCGTGGGAGTCGAGCTTTGGCGAGCACGGCAAGCACACCGCGCAGATCCTTCTGACTCACGACGACCTGTCCGACCGCAAGCGTTACCTCAACGCCCGCAGCACCTTGCGCACCTTGGTCGACTTGGGCGTGGTGCCGGTGATCAACGAAAACGACACCGTGGTTACCGACGAGATCCGCTTCGGCGACAACGACACCTTGGCTGCGTTGGTGGCGAACCTGGTCGAAGCTGACCTGCTGGTGATCCTCACTGACCGTGACGGCATGTTCGACGCCGACCCGCGTAACAATCCAGAGGCGCAGCTGATCTACGAAGCCCGTGCCGATGACCCAGCGCTCGACGCCGTAGCCGGCGGTACCGGCGGCGCTCTGGGCCGGGGCGGCATGCAGACCAAGCTGCGCGCCGCACGCCTGGCTGCCCGTTCTGGTGCCCACACCATCATCATCGGAGGCCGTATCGAACGGGTACTCGACCGGCTCAAGGCTGGTGAGCGCCTGGGTACCCTGTTGTCGCCTGAGCGCGGCATGCTGGCTGCGCGCAAGCAGTGGCTGGCTGGCCACTTGCAAACCCGCGGCACTCTGGTGCTGGACGCCGGTGCCGTGCAGGCGCTGCGCCAGGCCAACAAGAGTTTGCTGCCGGTCGGTGTGAAGACCGTCCAAGGCAGCTTCCGCCGTGGCGAAATGGTGGTGTGCGTGGGCCCCGACGGCCTGGAAGTGGCCCGTGGCCTTGCCAACTACAGCGCGCTGGAAGCACAGAAAATCATCGGCCAATCGTCCGATGCCATCGAGTCCCTGCTTGGCTACAGCGCCGAGCCGGAGCTGGTCCACCGTGACAACCTGGTGCTGGTATGA
- the cgtA gene encoding Obg family GTPase CgtA: MKFVDEVSIRVKAGDGGNGCMSFRREKFIENGGPNGGDGGDGGSVYMVADENLNTLVDYRYTRHHEAQRGANGGSTDCTGKKGEDLFLRVPIGTTVIDASTQEVIGDLVTPGQKLMVAQGGWHGLGNTRFKSSTNRAPRQTTPGKPGDQRDLKMELKVLADVGLLGLPNAGKSTFIRSVSAAKPKVADYPFTTLVPNLGVVSVDRWKSFVIADIPGLIEGASDGAGLGIRFLKHLARTRVLLHLVDLAPLDGSSPADAAEVIINELTRFSPSLTDRERWLVLNKADMLMDDERDERVKEVVERLQWEGPVYVISAIAKQGTEQLSHDLMRYIEDRADRLANDPAYAEELADLDQRIEDEARAQLQALDDARTLRRTGVKSVHDIGDDDAWDDDFEDDEDGPEIIYVRD, encoded by the coding sequence ATGAAGTTTGTTGACGAAGTATCCATCCGGGTCAAGGCCGGTGATGGTGGTAACGGTTGCATGAGCTTCCGTCGCGAGAAGTTCATCGAGAACGGTGGCCCCAACGGGGGTGACGGTGGCGATGGCGGCTCGGTGTACATGGTGGCCGACGAAAACCTCAACACCCTGGTTGACTACCGCTATACCCGTCACCACGAAGCCCAGCGCGGCGCCAATGGTGGCAGCACCGATTGCACCGGCAAGAAGGGCGAGGACCTGTTCCTGCGTGTGCCGATCGGTACCACCGTGATCGACGCCTCCACGCAGGAAGTGATCGGTGACCTGGTCACCCCCGGCCAGAAGCTGATGGTCGCCCAAGGCGGCTGGCACGGCCTGGGCAACACCCGTTTCAAATCCAGCACCAACCGTGCGCCGCGCCAGACCACCCCAGGCAAGCCGGGCGACCAGCGCGACCTGAAGATGGAGCTGAAAGTCCTGGCCGATGTGGGCCTGCTGGGCCTGCCGAATGCCGGCAAGAGCACCTTCATCCGTTCGGTGTCGGCCGCCAAGCCGAAGGTCGCCGACTACCCGTTCACCACCCTGGTACCGAACCTGGGCGTGGTCAGCGTCGACCGCTGGAAGAGCTTCGTCATCGCCGACATCCCCGGCCTGATCGAAGGCGCATCCGACGGTGCCGGCCTGGGTATCCGCTTCCTCAAGCACCTGGCGCGTACCCGCGTGCTGCTGCACCTGGTCGACCTGGCGCCGCTGGACGGCAGCAGCCCGGCCGACGCCGCCGAAGTGATCATCAACGAGCTGACCCGCTTCAGCCCGTCGCTCACCGACCGTGAGCGTTGGTTGGTGCTGAACAAGGCCGACATGCTGATGGACGACGAGCGCGACGAGCGCGTCAAGGAAGTGGTCGAGCGTCTGCAGTGGGAAGGCCCGGTCTACGTGATCTCGGCCATCGCCAAGCAGGGCACCGAGCAGCTCTCTCACGACCTGATGCGCTACATCGAAGACCGCGCCGATCGCCTGGCCAACGACCCGGCCTACGCCGAGGAACTGGCCGACCTGGACCAGCGCATCGAAGACGAAGCCCGCGCCCAGCTGCAGGCCCTGGACGACGCCCGTACCTTGCGTCGTACCGGCGTCAAGAGCGTGCACGACATCGGCGACGATGACGCGTGGGACGATGATTTCGAGGACGACGAAGACGGCCCGGAAATCATTTACGTGCGCGACTGA
- the rpmA gene encoding 50S ribosomal protein L27, producing MAHKKAGGSTRNGRDSESKRLGVKMYGSQVVKAGNIIVRQRGTQFHAGYGVGMGKDHTLFAKIEGVIKFEKKGEFNRRYVSIVAA from the coding sequence ATGGCTCACAAGAAGGCTGGTGGTAGTACTCGTAACGGTCGCGACTCAGAATCGAAACGCCTTGGCGTGAAGATGTATGGCAGCCAGGTCGTCAAGGCCGGCAACATCATCGTCCGTCAGCGCGGCACCCAGTTCCACGCCGGCTACGGCGTTGGCATGGGCAAGGATCACACCCTGTTCGCCAAGATCGAAGGCGTGATCAAGTTCGAGAAGAAAGGCGAGTTCAACCGCCGTTACGTGAGCATCGTCGCCGCTTAA
- the rplU gene encoding 50S ribosomal protein L21, giving the protein MSYAVIVTGGKQYKVAEGEFLKIEKLEIATGESVTFDRVLLVANGEEVTIGAPVVAGAKVVAEVVSQGRHDKVRIIKFRRRKHHMKRMGHRQWFTEIKITGIQA; this is encoded by the coding sequence ATGTCTTACGCAGTAATCGTTACCGGCGGCAAGCAGTACAAAGTCGCTGAAGGTGAATTCCTCAAAATCGAAAAGCTGGAAATCGCCACTGGCGAATCCGTGACTTTCGATCGCGTTCTGCTGGTTGCCAACGGTGAAGAAGTCACCATCGGCGCTCCAGTCGTCGCTGGCGCTAAAGTTGTTGCCGAAGTCGTTTCGCAAGGCCGTCACGATAAAGTACGCATCATCAAGTTCCGTCGCCGTAAGCACCACATGAAGCGTATGGGCCACCGCCAGTGGTTCACCGAGATCAAAATCACCGGTATCCAGGCTTAA
- a CDS encoding polyprenyl synthetase family protein, translated as MQPQTFYRAVADDFSAVDEIIKKQLTSRVPLVSKIGDYITSAGGKRLRPLLVLLCGKALGREGDDLRLLAATIEFLHTATLLHDDVVDMSGMRRGRSTANALWGNAPSVLVGDFLYSRSFEMMVELGSMQVMQILSKSTRVIAEGEVLQLSRVRDASTTEEVYMEVIRGKTAMLFEASTHSAAALAGATDEQREALRTFGDHLGVAFQLVDDLLDYKGDSQTLGKNVGDDLAEGKPTLPLIYTMREGTPEQAALVRKAIQKGGLEDLEQIRVAVEASGALDYTAQLARDYVKRAIECLEVLPASQYRDALVELSEFAVARTH; from the coding sequence ATGCAACCCCAAACCTTCTACCGCGCGGTAGCTGACGATTTCAGCGCCGTCGACGAGATCATCAAGAAGCAGCTGACCTCGCGCGTGCCGCTGGTATCGAAGATCGGCGATTATATCACGTCGGCCGGTGGCAAGCGCTTGCGCCCGTTGCTGGTGCTGCTGTGCGGCAAGGCTCTGGGCCGCGAGGGCGACGACCTGCGCCTGCTCGCTGCAACCATCGAATTCCTGCACACAGCCACCCTGCTGCACGACGATGTGGTCGACATGTCCGGCATGCGCCGCGGCCGTTCCACCGCCAATGCCCTGTGGGGCAATGCACCGAGCGTGCTGGTGGGCGACTTCCTTTATTCGCGCTCGTTCGAAATGATGGTCGAGCTGGGCTCCATGCAGGTCATGCAGATCCTCTCCAAGTCCACCCGGGTGATCGCCGAAGGCGAAGTGCTGCAGCTGTCGCGGGTGCGCGATGCCAGCACCACCGAAGAAGTGTACATGGAGGTCATCCGGGGCAAGACCGCGATGCTGTTCGAGGCCTCGACCCACAGCGCCGCCGCACTGGCCGGTGCCACCGACGAGCAGCGCGAGGCCCTGCGCACCTTCGGCGACCACCTGGGCGTGGCTTTCCAGCTGGTCGACGACCTGCTCGACTACAAAGGCGATTCGCAGACCCTGGGCAAGAACGTGGGCGACGACCTGGCCGAAGGCAAGCCCACCCTGCCGCTGATCTACACCATGCGCGAAGGCACGCCTGAGCAGGCTGCACTGGTGCGCAAGGCGATCCAGAAGGGTGGCCTGGAAGACCTGGAACAGATCCGCGTGGCGGTCGAGGCTTCGGGCGCGCTGGACTACACCGCGCAGCTGGCACGTGATTACGTGAAGCGGGCCATTGAGTGCCTGGAAGTGCTGCCGGCCAGCCAATACCGGGATGCACTGGTGGAGCTCAGTGAGTTTGCCGTAGCGCGCACGCACTAA